The following proteins are encoded in a genomic region of Hoeflea phototrophica DFL-43:
- a CDS encoding aldehyde dehydrogenase (NADP(+)): protein MNFKPHGKHLIAGEWIAGAATFRSEPANGDAHEFAVGTPELVDAACKAAEAAFETYGWASREDRAKFLHTIADEIEARGDQITEIGTSETGLPAARLQGERGRTTGQLRLFAEHILKGDYLDRRHDEALPDRQPLPRPELFMMQRPFGPVAVFGASNFPLAFSTAGGDTAAALAAGCPVVVKGHSAHPGTGEIVAEAIHAAIKSCNIHPGVFSLIQGGNRAVGQALVQHENITAVGFTGSLAGGRALFDLCAARPTPIPFYGELGSVNPMFLLPKAVAARGSDIAKGWAGSLTMGAGQFCTNPGIAVVIAGSEADAFASAAKEALATVDKQTMLTDGIAEAYRKGVKRVAASTGVAELIGTSCETRHAAPYLFETTGEAWLANEELAEEVFGPLGIIVRVKGEAQMRDIARALQGQLTCTLHLDDGDADVARGLLPILERKAGRLLANGFPTGVEVSDTMVHGGPYPASTNFGATSVGTLAIRRFLRPVCYQNIPHNVLPEDLR, encoded by the coding sequence GCCCATGAGTTCGCCGTCGGCACGCCGGAACTTGTCGATGCAGCCTGCAAGGCGGCAGAAGCAGCGTTCGAAACCTATGGCTGGGCCAGCCGCGAAGACCGCGCGAAATTCCTGCACACGATTGCTGATGAGATTGAAGCGCGCGGCGACCAGATCACCGAGATCGGCACATCGGAAACCGGCCTGCCAGCCGCCCGGCTTCAGGGCGAGCGCGGCCGCACCACCGGCCAGCTACGCCTGTTTGCCGAACATATCCTCAAGGGCGATTATCTCGACCGCCGCCATGACGAGGCGCTGCCTGATCGTCAGCCGCTGCCGCGCCCGGAACTGTTCATGATGCAGCGTCCCTTCGGCCCGGTGGCCGTTTTTGGTGCGTCCAATTTCCCGCTCGCCTTTTCGACAGCCGGTGGCGACACCGCAGCAGCGCTTGCTGCCGGTTGCCCGGTCGTCGTCAAGGGCCATTCGGCTCATCCTGGCACCGGTGAAATCGTCGCTGAAGCCATTCATGCGGCCATCAAGAGTTGCAACATCCACCCTGGCGTCTTCTCGCTGATCCAGGGCGGCAACCGTGCCGTCGGCCAGGCACTGGTCCAGCACGAGAACATTACCGCCGTGGGCTTCACCGGTTCGCTGGCAGGCGGTCGCGCCCTGTTTGACCTTTGCGCCGCACGCCCGACGCCGATTCCGTTCTATGGCGAACTGGGCTCCGTCAACCCGATGTTCCTGCTGCCAAAAGCCGTTGCCGCGCGGGGTTCGGACATCGCCAAGGGCTGGGCCGGCTCGCTCACCATGGGTGCAGGCCAGTTCTGCACAAATCCGGGAATTGCTGTCGTCATCGCCGGATCCGAAGCCGATGCCTTCGCATCGGCGGCCAAGGAAGCGCTCGCAACCGTCGACAAGCAGACCATGCTCACCGACGGTATCGCCGAGGCCTACCGCAAGGGTGTAAAACGCGTTGCCGCCTCAACCGGCGTCGCCGAGTTGATCGGCACATCCTGCGAAACACGCCATGCCGCACCCTATCTGTTTGAGACAACGGGTGAAGCCTGGCTGGCCAATGAGGAACTGGCTGAAGAAGTCTTCGGACCGCTCGGCATCATCGTGCGCGTCAAGGGTGAGGCGCAGATGCGCGACATCGCACGGGCTTTGCAGGGCCAGTTGACCTGCACGCTGCATCTGGACGATGGCGACGCAGATGTTGCCAGAGGCCTGCTTCCAATCCTCGAGCGCAAGGCCGGACGGCTTCTGGCCAATGGCTTTCCGACCGGCGTCGAGGTCTCAGACACAATGGTGCATGGCGGGCCCTACCCGGCCTCGACCAATTTCGGCGCAACCTCGGTCGGCACGCTCGCCATCCGCCGTTTCCTTCGCCCGGTCTGCTACCAGAACATCCCGCACAACGTGCTGCCGGAAGATCTGCGCTAG